The genomic segment TTTACAGCACAAATAATAAGACATTGGCCGTTTCATTTAAAGATGCGGTGTTTAACTCATTGCCGGCGGATAAAGGACTGTATATGCCTGAGCACATTCCGCAGTTAGATCCCTTGTTCCTTAAGAACATACAGCAGTACTCGCTGAAAGAAATCGCTTTGGAGGTTGCTTCTGCTCTTTTGGAAAATGATATACCACGGCCGGAATTGAAGAAGATCATTGACGATGCGATTAATTTCGATGCCCCGGTCAAATTCCTGACGGACCGTACAGCAGTGCTCGAGCTGTTTCATGGTCCTTCGTATGCTTTCAAAGATTTTGGAGCACGGTTTATGAGCCGTATCATGGGCTACTTCTCCAAAACCGACGATAAATTGCTGGATGTGCTTGTTGCAACGTCAGGCGATACGGGCGGTGCGGTGGCACTGGGTTTTCTGGGGGTAGAAGGCACACGGGTGACGATTTTATATCCTAAAGGTAAGGTGTCAGATGTGCAGGAGCTTCAGCTGACCACCAATGGGCAGAATATTAGGGCGTTGGAGGTAGACGGTACATTTGATGATTGCCAGACCTTGGTCAAACAGGCGTTCAGCGATGCTGAATTGAATAGGGCTTTAAGACTGACTTCAGCCAACTCAATCAATATTGCCCGGCTAATTCCGCAGACCTTTTATTATTTTTACGCGTATGCCCAGCTAAGATCACAAGGAATCGATGAAGTGGTGTTCACAGTGCCAAGTGGCAATTTCGGAAATATAGGTGCGGGTTTGCTGGCTTATAAAATGGGGCTTCCAGTCAAGCATTTTGTTGCCGCAACCAATGTGAATGATACTGTGCCGCGATTTCTTGCCTCCGGTCAGTATGAGCCAAAGCCTTCCGTTCAGACATTGAGCAATGCGATGGACGTCGGCAATCCCAGCAATTGGGTACGTATTCAGGACCTGTTCTCGGGTAGCTTGGGCGAATTAAAAACCATGATTTCTTCTTATACTTTTACCGATGAGGAAACAAAGGCAGGGATGGATTCCCTGTTTAAGGAGTGCCATTATATTGCCTGTCCGCACACTGCGATTGCGTGGCTTGGTGCCAGAACATATGCACAGGAACATCCTGGCCAATATGCTTCGGTTTTTCTGTCGACGGCTCATGCCTGCAAATTTCCGGATGCCATTGAAGATGAAGTGTTTGCCAAGATAGAATTGCCTGCGGGTGCAGAAGCGCTGAAAGGAAAGGAAAAATTAGCGGAACCGTTGAAGGTCGACTTCGAGGCGTTCAAAACATATTTAATCAACCATAACTAAACGCTGAGGGCTCCATTAGGAGCCCTTTTTTTGACCAAGATAGCTTTCTATATAGTTCTTTAGTTCCTGACTTTTGTTTTTGTCAGAAATTATGTTATAAATAGGTATAGGAGCATATCTGTCGAAGGCTATAAAATCCCCATTTTCTTCGGTCAACGAGTCCAGCCATGTATTGACATCAATAGTATTCTTTACGGGATGAAAATCAAATAATTTGAGGTCAGCACCTGAAACAAATGCCAAGATTTTCCAGTCTTTTACAAGTTTATCCTCCAAAACAGTCTTTTTTTCTACGTATTTCACTAGGTTGACAGATGCTCCTTTAGAACAGCTTAGTATAAGATGGGTGCCATATTTCTTTACAATATCTGCTGGACTATTCATGGCCACAAAATTTTTAAATTCCTGATTATGGAATGTTTGGTCTTCTGCTGCAATGTGGACAGTTGTATATTGAAATCCGACGGTATAGTAATTAGTCAATTGAATATTCTCCTCGGGGATGTTAGTCAATAGATTTGTTTCAGTCGTCGCAAGCGGCTCGTTATCAACATCGAAATTTAACTTCAGACTTCTTAATAACTCCTCTTTTGCGATATCTTCGCTTATTCTTCCTCCTCCGGACGTACTTGTTGTTCTGAAAATATAGGAGGATTGCTTTAATTTTTCTGTGTCAAGGATTTTTGCACGTAGTCCTTTACTGACAAAGAGTAAGTTTTCCTTTGCATCATAACCATAGCCAACCATAAAATATGGTTCGGCTTTAATCTCTTGGTTGACTTTCATCTCGATTTTTTCGAATGTAGAGTATTCGACAATCTGAAGATCTTCCTCGTTTTTAATTGCCAGTTCAGAATCCGATTTTTTACAGGAAAATAGAGTAAAAGTAATGCACGCAGTTAAAAAAAAGATGTTTTAAATTCATTTTGTAAATATACAAGAATAATTGTTTCTTTTCGTGTTTTTGTGACAAATAAATAAGCGGGGTTTTGCAATTAATAAGTTAATTTTGCAGCAATGAAATCAGTTTATTTGAATAAGGGGAAGGATAAAGCTGCTTGGCAATTGCATCCTTGGATATTTTCTGGCGCTATTAAATCATTATCTGATAAGATTGACGACGGCGAAGTCGTA from the Sphingobacterium thalpophilum genome contains:
- the thrC gene encoding threonine synthase → MKFYSTNNKTLAVSFKDAVFNSLPADKGLYMPEHIPQLDPLFLKNIQQYSLKEIALEVASALLENDIPRPELKKIIDDAINFDAPVKFLTDRTAVLELFHGPSYAFKDFGARFMSRIMGYFSKTDDKLLDVLVATSGDTGGAVALGFLGVEGTRVTILYPKGKVSDVQELQLTTNGQNIRALEVDGTFDDCQTLVKQAFSDAELNRALRLTSANSINIARLIPQTFYYFYAYAQLRSQGIDEVVFTVPSGNFGNIGAGLLAYKMGLPVKHFVAATNVNDTVPRFLASGQYEPKPSVQTLSNAMDVGNPSNWVRIQDLFSGSLGELKTMISSYTFTDEETKAGMDSLFKECHYIACPHTAIAWLGARTYAQEHPGQYASVFLSTAHACKFPDAIEDEVFAKIELPAGAEALKGKEKLAEPLKVDFEAFKTYLINHN